Below is a genomic region from Leptotrichia shahii.
CAGGCTTGGGCGTATAAATTAACAATGGGATGGTTTGCAATAAGTTTCTATTTAAATGTGAATCGTACACAGGATGCAATTAATTTTTATTATAAAAATTTTGAAGGAAAAAATAAGCCTAATAAAGAAATATTAGATTATAGTAAGTATCAAAATTGGTTTATAAAATCAGAGTTGGCAAGAGCAAATAAAAATGATTTCTATAATAATAAAAAATTGTTTGAAGAAAATTTAAAAAAAATAAATATGTTTGATTGATATTTTAAAAATAACTAATTATTGTAAAAGTAACAACATAAAAATTCAATTTATAAAAATTTTAAAAATAAAAGGAGAAAATAACTATGATAGAAATTTTTCCAGCGATAGATTTACATAACGGACAGGCAGTTAGATTAAGACAGGGGGATTATAACCAAGTGGAAGTATTTTTTAAAAATCCTGTTGAAGTTTTGGACTTTTTTAATAAAAATAATTCAAAAAATCTTCATATTGTGGATTTGGATGGAGCAAAAAATGGGAATACAAAAAATTATGAGGTTATAAAAGAATTGGTTGAAAAAAGTGATTTTTTTGTTCAAGTAGGTGGTGGAATCCGTGATGAAGAAAGAATAAAAAAATATATTGAATTAGGAGTAAATCGTGTTATTTTGGGAACAATTGCCGTTGAAAATGAAGAATTTTTGAAGGAAATGGTAAAAAAATATGGCGATAAAATTGCAGTTTCTGTAGATGCGAAAGATGAGAAAGTTGCGGTTAAAGGATGGACTGAAACTGTAGAATTGAACTCGGTTGAATTTTGCAAAAAATTATCGGATATAGGTGTGCAAACAATAATTTATACCGATATTTCAAAAGATGGAATGTTAAATGGAACAAATCTTGAAATTTATAAAAAATTGTCAAAAGTAGTTAATTCAGATATTATTGCTTCAGGTGGGATTACTTTTTTGGATGAGATTAAAGAACTTAACAAAAATCATATTTATGGAGCAATTGTGGGAAAGGCGATTTATTCAGGAAATCTTGATTTGAAAGAAGTACTTAACATTAGTAAATAATATTTTAAAAATTATATAAATGAAATTAAAAATCTAAATATTGTAAATCTGTTTGATAACTAAAAAAATTATGATTATAGCAAAGGGGGGAAAGGTCTCTTATCATAGAGAAATATTAAGTTATTGAACAACATCTATTAAAAGAAAGTTGGTATAAAAATGCTTGCAAAGAGAATTATTCCCTGTTTGGACGTAAGAAATGGAAAAGTTGTAAAAGGAGTTAATTTTACTGGAATAAGAGAAGTTGACAGCCCTGTGGAATTAGCAAAATTTTATAATAAATCAGGAGCTGATGAGCTTGTTTTTTATGATATTACGGCAACTGTTGAGGAAAGAGGCTTGTTTACAGATATTTTGAAAGAAGTGGCAAGTCAAATTTTTATTCCGCTTACTGTTGGCGGTGGGATAAATACGCTGGATGATTTTGATAGAGTTTTAAAAGCTGGAGCTGATAAAGTAAGTGTCAATTCTGGGGTAATAAGAAATCCAAAATTGATTGAAGAAGCTGCAAAAAAATATGGAGATCAATGTGTTGTTTTGTCAGTTGATGTAAAACGAGTTGATGGTAAATTTAAAGTTTTTGCAAAAGGTGGAAGAGAAAATACTGGAATTGATGCAATAGAGTGGTTTGTAAATGGTCAGGAAAATGGTGCTGGAGAAGTTGTCGTAAACAGTATCGATACAGATGGAGTTAAAAACGGATTTGACTTGGAATTACTTGAAATTTTATCAAAAAAATTGTCGATTCCAATAGTTGCATCAGGCGGAGCTGGAAATATGGAGCATTTTAGAGATTTATTTAAAATTCCGGGAATTGATGCGGGACTTGCGGCTTCGATTTTTCACTTTAAGGAAGTGGAAATTATGGAGTTGAAAAAATATTTGAAGAGTAATGGTGTTGAGATGAGAATTTGATGTTTAATGAGAAAAATTTTGAAAATGGACTAAGAGGAAATTATTATGAAAAAAGAAGAAATTTTAAAAAAACTAAAAGAAATTAATAAAAAGAAATATTCAATTTTAAAATTAGGACTTTTTGGTAGTTTTTCTAAAAATAACGATACTTTTAATAGTGATATCGACATTCTTGTAAAAATGGAATTTAAAAAGGGAATGTATCAAAATTTTTGTAATTTACACAAAAGACTTGAAGAAATTTTTCAAAAAAAGTGGATTTAGTTGATGAAAGTATGTTTGAGTATAAATTTAAAAATCCGAAAGTTCAGAAATATAAAGATGAAATAAAGGAAGAAATTTTACGGAGTGTAATTTATGTGTAAAAGGAAGAGAAATATACTTCAGTTTACTTATTTTGAAATGGAAAATTTATTAAAATATATTTACTTATTGAGAGAGAATTTGAAAAATAAATTTTAGAAAAGAGGTAAAAATGAATACAGAGCAAATAAAATTTGATGAAAAAGGGCTTGTTCCTGCAATAATACAGGATTACTATACAAAAAAAGT
It encodes:
- the hisA gene encoding 1-(5-phosphoribosyl)-5-[(5-phosphoribosylamino)methylideneamino]imidazole-4-carboxamide isomerase, with the protein product MIEIFPAIDLHNGQAVRLRQGDYNQVEVFFKNPVEVLDFFNKNNSKNLHIVDLDGAKNGNTKNYEVIKELVEKSDFFVQVGGGIRDEERIKKYIELGVNRVILGTIAVENEEFLKEMVKKYGDKIAVSVDAKDEKVAVKGWTETVELNSVEFCKKLSDIGVQTIIYTDISKDGMLNGTNLEIYKKLSKVVNSDIIASGGITFLDEIKELNKNHIYGAIVGKAIYSGNLDLKEVLNISK
- the hisF gene encoding imidazole glycerol phosphate synthase subunit HisF — protein: MLAKRIIPCLDVRNGKVVKGVNFTGIREVDSPVELAKFYNKSGADELVFYDITATVEERGLFTDILKEVASQIFIPLTVGGGINTLDDFDRVLKAGADKVSVNSGVIRNPKLIEEAAKKYGDQCVVLSVDVKRVDGKFKVFAKGGRENTGIDAIEWFVNGQENGAGEVVVNSIDTDGVKNGFDLELLEILSKKLSIPIVASGGAGNMEHFRDLFKIPGIDAGLAASIFHFKEVEIMELKKYLKSNGVEMRI
- a CDS encoding nucleotidyltransferase family protein, with amino-acid sequence MKKEEILKKLKEINKKKYSILKLGLFGSFSKNNDTFNSDIDILVKMEFKKGMYQNFCNLHKRLEEIFQKKWI